One Brachyhypopomus gauderio isolate BG-103 unplaced genomic scaffold, BGAUD_0.2 sc66, whole genome shotgun sequence DNA window includes the following coding sequences:
- the il19l gene encoding interleukin 19 like — translation MEKHNTLSKSVHQTSPGQIIKLAMKTSLIICDLFVCALLANLWGSSMGHRLHLGPCALTVHTHELRHHFQHIRKNMISEDNHKGMRLLRGDILKNLQVTDSCCFLRHVLHFYMDKVFINYSSSVSLHRRTTSVLANSFLSISKDLRTCHAETHCQCSKETNDKFHTIQVNYDKLEMGAASVKAIGELDSLLDWLERFHN, via the exons ATGGAGAAACACAACACTCTGAGCAAAAGCGTGCATCAGACATCACCAG GTCAGATAATCAAGCTTGCGATGAAGACCTCCCTGATAATCTGTGACCTGTTCGTGTGTGCCTTGCTGGCCAACCTGTGGGGCTCATCCATGGGGCACAGGCTTCACCTGGGCCCCTGTGCCCTGACCGTACATACTCACGAGCTCAGGCATCACTTCCAGCACATTCGCAAGAACATG ATCTCAGAAGACAACCACAAAGGCATGAGACTGCTGAGAGGAGATATATTGAAAAACCTCCAG GTCACAGACAGCTGCTGTTTCCTCAGGCATGTCCTGCATTTCTACATGGACAAGGTCTTTATCAACTATAGCAGCAGTGTGTCTCTCCACCGCAGAACCACCAGTGTGCTGGCCAACTCATTTCTCAGCATCTCCAAGGATCTAAGAACATGT cATGCCGAGACACACTGTCAGTGCAGCAAAGAGACCAATGATAAATTTCATACAATTCAAGTCAACTATGATAAG CTGGAGATGGGCGCTGCTTCTGTAAAGGCCATAGGCGAGCTGGACTCTCTGCTGGACTGGCTGGAGAGATTCCACAATTAA